The Anaerolineales bacterium genomic sequence GGAATATCACCACCATTGCTGCATTCAGACTCAAAATATATCCAAAACCCTGTTCGGGTACTGAATGGATATCACGCAGGTAGACACCGAGGGTGCTGTTCATTTGGGAATAGACGATCACCATTAAGATCGAGGCGCCAATAAACACCATGAAGAAACGATCTCGTATCACTTTACCGTATCCGGCAAAGGTCACGAGCATACTCTCTTTTGTCTCTCCTGCCGGACCTACCGGACGTGTCTCGGGGAGAATCAGGAAGATAATGACGGCGGTTATTATGCTGGTTACAGCGTCGGAGATGAATAGCAGCATGTAGGATTGGGCAGCCAACAGGCCACCGATGGCCGGACCGATCGTTACCGCCAGGTTCAAAGTCACGCGCAGGATTCCAAATCCGTCCGCCCGTTGTTCTTCCGGAAGCAGGTCTGCGACCATGGCTTGTCGAGCAGGACCACCCACATCGGATAGC encodes the following:
- a CDS encoding MFS transporter, with product MVADLLPEEQRADGFGILRVTLNLAVTIGPAIGGLLAAQSYMLLFISDAVTSIITAVIIFLILPETRPVGPAGETKESMLVTFAGYGKVIRDRFFMVFIGASILMVIVYSQMNSTLGVYLRDIHSVPEQGFGYILSLNAAMVVIFQFAITRRITKYPPMIILAVGSVLYSIGFAMYGWVSNYSLFLLAMVIITVGEMLQVPVSQALVARIAPEDMRGRYMAVFGLSWAIPFAIGPLLAGLIMDYGDPHWVWFGAGIVGMLATTIFVLLQRGEETLPESEPSTA